In a genomic window of Longimicrobiaceae bacterium:
- a CDS encoding RDD family protein, with amino-acid sequence MHPASPGTRPAAPPTLVDRQVEVETPEHVAVGYDLADLGSRFAALLADGLLVACGIAVFALGLPLLGLALGVSGWLAGAGLAAVILLVFAWTWGYFVYFEGLRDGQTPGKRWMGIRVVHDGGYPVSVQGAAVRNLLRILDMQPGATWLVGGTAMMLHGQTKRLGDMAAGTVVVRERTAALLPEEAAAHAAAAGPPRLTPEEMDTLAKYVARRESLRPEVRHGLAKRLLERLERHAMDDPRRPRMTADAFLVELHAEEAGRHAARGAGGRGTAQAAGLV; translated from the coding sequence ATGCACCCCGCGTCCCCCGGCACACGCCCCGCCGCCCCGCCCACGCTCGTGGACCGCCAGGTGGAGGTGGAGACCCCCGAGCACGTGGCGGTGGGCTACGACCTGGCGGACCTCGGGTCGCGCTTCGCCGCGCTGCTGGCCGACGGACTGCTGGTGGCGTGCGGGATCGCCGTTTTCGCCCTGGGGCTCCCGCTCCTGGGGCTCGCCCTGGGGGTGTCGGGGTGGCTGGCCGGGGCAGGGCTGGCGGCGGTCATCCTCCTGGTGTTCGCCTGGACGTGGGGGTACTTCGTGTACTTCGAGGGGCTGCGCGACGGGCAGACCCCGGGGAAGCGGTGGATGGGGATCCGGGTGGTGCACGACGGCGGGTACCCCGTGAGCGTGCAGGGGGCCGCCGTACGCAACCTGCTGCGCATCCTCGACATGCAACCGGGGGCGACCTGGCTGGTGGGGGGCACGGCGATGATGCTCCACGGCCAGACCAAGCGCCTGGGCGACATGGCCGCCGGGACGGTGGTGGTGCGGGAGCGCACGGCGGCGCTCCTCCCGGAGGAGGCCGCGGCGCATGCCGCTGCCGCCGGCCCGCCCCGCCTCACGCCCGAGGAGATGGACACGCTGGCGAAGTACGTGGCCCGGCGGGAGTCGCTGCGGCCGGAGGTGCGCCACGGGCTGGCGAAGCGCCTGCTGGAGCGGCTGGAGCGCCACGCCATGGACGACCCGCGCCGCCCCCGCATGACGGCCGACGCGTTCCTAGTGGAGCTGCACGCGGAGGAGGCCGGCCGCCACGCCGCGCGGGGTGCCGGAGGGAGGGGGACGGCGCAGGCCGCGGGGCTGGTC
- a CDS encoding ATP-binding protein, which produces MPANFFEAEPGTRVPRAERLASLGALVSGAAHELNNPLAAIKSFAQLLLLDERPAEDREALEAIEREAARAASIVADLRLAVRQTERSAGARTPVQLNEVVRQVLALRGYALQTHGVEVRDDLAGDLPLVLAVRGELEQVVLNLVLNAEHALAGHPGERRLEVRTRPGALGVSLHVVDSGPGIPEDHLERIFDPSWTTPEPGKGTGLGLGPVHGIVAEHGGTIRVHSEPGRGAAFTVELPRADGAAGAAERGRTRGRSV; this is translated from the coding sequence ATGCCAGCCAACTTCTTCGAGGCCGAGCCCGGCACCCGGGTCCCCCGCGCCGAGCGGCTGGCGAGCCTGGGCGCCCTGGTGAGCGGGGCGGCGCACGAGCTGAACAATCCGCTCGCCGCCATCAAGAGCTTCGCCCAGCTCCTCCTGCTGGACGAGCGCCCTGCGGAGGATCGCGAGGCGCTGGAGGCCATCGAGCGGGAGGCGGCGCGCGCCGCCAGCATCGTGGCAGACCTCCGGCTGGCGGTGCGGCAGACCGAGCGGAGCGCCGGGGCGCGAACGCCCGTGCAGCTCAACGAGGTGGTCCGGCAGGTCCTGGCGCTCCGCGGCTACGCCTTGCAGACCCACGGCGTCGAGGTCCGGGACGACCTGGCCGGCGACCTCCCGCTGGTCCTCGCGGTCCGGGGCGAGCTGGAGCAGGTGGTGCTCAACCTGGTGCTCAACGCCGAGCACGCCCTTGCGGGACACCCCGGGGAGCGGCGGCTGGAGGTACGCACCCGCCCCGGCGCCCTGGGGGTCTCGCTCCACGTGGTGGACAGTGGCCCGGGGATCCCGGAGGACCACCTGGAGCGGATCTTCGATCCGTCCTGGACCACTCCGGAGCCCGGAAAGGGGACGGGGCTGGGGCTCGGCCCGGTCCACGGCATCGTCGCCGAGCACGGCGGGACGATCCGGGTGCACAGCGAGCCGGGACGGGGCGCCGCGTTCACGGTCGAGCTCCCGCGCGCCGACGGGGCGGCGGGGGCCGCGGAACGGGGCCGGACGCGAGGGCGAAGTGTCTGA